Proteins encoded by one window of Cylindrospermum stagnale PCC 7417:
- a CDS encoding MFS transporter, with translation MKTFIFVWAGQLISLIGSSLTGFALGVWVYQTTGSVTNFALIALSQTLPLVVISLVAGIIVDRHSRRWVMIISDFGSGLCTLAIAILLATGNLQVWHIYLTTAISSSLSAFQWPAYAAATTLLIPKEQLSRATTMVGLGSSIAQLIAPSLAGVLLGIVGLRGVIVADFVTFGFAMITLLCVSFPELETITTGSQERRSLWEELVYGLMYITNRPGLLGLLIYSATINLFLGIVMVLLQPLILSFFTPIQLGIIESIRGFAMLMGSFLMIAWSGPKHRVMGMFVNIILSAAAIIMFVWHSSMLVMCFGAFLFSFGVPIYRTCSQTIWQMKVAPEVQGRVFSLKRMVSLSSLPLAALIAGPIDEYIFEPLMAVDGFLAGSLGQIIGVGSGHGIDLLFIVLGFLLILSTFFAYLYPPLRQVEDELPDAILVSEAQVNFQDGLVNNGESA, from the coding sequence ATGAAAACTTTCATATTCGTCTGGGCTGGTCAGTTAATTTCCTTAATAGGCTCTAGTCTGACAGGTTTTGCGCTAGGAGTATGGGTTTACCAAACTACAGGGTCAGTCACCAACTTTGCTCTGATTGCTCTGTCTCAAACTCTACCTTTGGTAGTAATTTCCCTTGTAGCTGGTATTATAGTTGATCGCCACAGCCGACGCTGGGTGATGATTATCAGCGACTTTGGCAGTGGTTTATGTACTCTGGCGATCGCCATATTGCTAGCTACTGGTAATCTGCAAGTATGGCATATATATTTAACTACAGCAATTAGTTCCTCCCTCAGTGCTTTTCAGTGGCCTGCCTATGCAGCGGCTACTACTCTATTGATTCCTAAAGAGCAGTTGAGTCGCGCTACTACAATGGTAGGTTTGGGAAGTAGTATAGCTCAACTCATTGCTCCCTCACTAGCTGGAGTATTACTTGGCATAGTAGGACTGCGGGGTGTTATTGTAGCCGACTTCGTTACCTTCGGCTTTGCAATGATCACTTTACTCTGTGTTAGCTTCCCAGAACTAGAAACTATTACTACAGGCTCACAAGAAAGGCGTTCTTTATGGGAAGAACTAGTCTATGGCTTAATGTATATTACCAACAGACCTGGATTACTGGGACTATTGATTTACTCCGCTACAATTAACCTGTTTTTAGGAATCGTAATGGTACTGTTACAACCCTTAATACTCTCTTTCTTCACACCCATACAGTTAGGCATTATCGAATCTATCCGTGGTTTCGCTATGCTGATGGGCAGTTTCCTGATGATTGCTTGGTCAGGACCAAAGCATCGTGTTATGGGGATGTTTGTTAATATTATACTGTCAGCGGCAGCCATTATAATGTTTGTATGGCACAGTTCTATGTTAGTTATGTGCTTTGGCGCATTTCTGTTCTCTTTCGGTGTGCCGATTTACCGTACTTGCTCCCAAACGATCTGGCAAATGAAAGTTGCACCGGAGGTTCAGGGAAGAGTCTTTTCTTTAAAACGAATGGTATCTTTGTCAAGCCTGCCTTTGGCTGCTCTGATTGCCGGACCGATAGATGAGTATATTTTTGAACCTTTAATGGCTGTCGATGGTTTCTTAGCAGGAAGCCTAGGACAAATTATTGGAGTAGGTTCAGGTCATGGCATTGACTTATTATTTATCGTCTTAGGCTTTTTGTTAATATTGTCAACCTTTTTTGCTTATCTCTATCCCCCTCTGCGGCAAGTAGAAGATGAACTGCCTGATGCTATTTTGGTATCAGAAGCACAAGTCAACTTTCAAGATGGACTTGTAAATAATGGAGAATCTGCGTAG